The Desulfuromonas versatilis genome has a segment encoding these proteins:
- the larA gene encoding nickel-dependent lactate racemase produces the protein MMDVRLKYGTEGLPLRLPETPNFQGVLTPAEASPLDDGAAAVRSALAAPIDSPPLTRLARGRRDAVIVISDITRPVPNSLILPPILADLEAAGIRREAITILVATGIHRPNEGAELERLVGPEVAAGYRIINHFSKRDADMVQVGLIGDGVPAYVNRHYVDADLKILTGFIEPHMWAGFSGGRKSILPGISSLRTLEYMHGPEMVAHPGTRYGVLDGNPFHEAALAIMEQAGADFIVNVTLDTAKRLTGVFAGHPVQAHLRGVEFLSRFCVRTLDAPLDFVVTTNAGAPLDCNLYQTSKGISGVAGATREGGVILIATECLEGFGSEEYREVFEHATTPAEFIGKLMRKEFFIPDQWCAQETYQVMLKNDIWIYTRGIDAETLRRFHFHPVSSIETAVEELLWRFGQGARWAVVPDGPLVILQTG, from the coding sequence ATGATGGATGTCAGGCTCAAGTACGGCACCGAGGGGTTGCCGCTGCGACTTCCGGAAACCCCCAACTTTCAAGGGGTGCTGACCCCGGCCGAGGCTTCGCCCCTGGACGATGGCGCCGCGGCGGTGCGCTCGGCGCTTGCGGCGCCCATCGACTCGCCGCCGCTGACCCGGCTGGCCCGGGGGCGCAGGGACGCGGTGATCGTCATCAGCGACATTACCCGCCCGGTGCCCAACTCCCTGATCCTGCCGCCGATTCTGGCCGACCTGGAAGCCGCCGGCATCCGCCGCGAGGCGATCACCATCCTGGTGGCCACGGGGATTCATCGCCCCAACGAGGGGGCCGAGCTCGAGCGGCTGGTCGGACCCGAGGTCGCCGCCGGGTATCGGATTATCAACCATTTCTCCAAGCGCGACGCGGACATGGTGCAGGTCGGGCTGATCGGCGACGGAGTGCCGGCCTACGTGAACCGGCATTACGTCGACGCCGACCTGAAGATCCTCACCGGCTTCATCGAGCCGCACATGTGGGCCGGCTTCTCCGGCGGGCGCAAGTCGATCCTGCCCGGCATCTCCTCGCTGCGGACCCTGGAGTACATGCACGGCCCCGAGATGGTCGCCCACCCCGGGACCCGCTACGGGGTGCTCGACGGCAACCCCTTTCACGAGGCGGCCCTGGCGATCATGGAGCAGGCCGGGGCGGACTTCATCGTCAACGTCACCCTCGACACGGCCAAGCGCCTGACCGGGGTGTTCGCCGGGCATCCCGTGCAGGCCCACCTGCGGGGGGTGGAATTTCTCTCCCGCTTCTGCGTGCGGACCCTCGACGCGCCCCTGGATTTCGTGGTCACCACCAACGCCGGCGCGCCTTTGGACTGCAACCTCTACCAGACCTCCAAGGGGATCTCGGGAGTGGCCGGGGCCACCCGAGAGGGCGGGGTGATTCTCATCGCCACCGAGTGCCTCGAGGGCTTCGGCAGCGAGGAATACCGGGAGGTCTTCGAGCATGCCACCACCCCCGCGGAGTTCATCGGCAAGCTGATGCGCAAGGAGTTCTTCATCCCCGATCAGTGGTGCGCCCAGGAGACCTACCAGGTCATGCTGAAAAACGATATCTGGATTTACACCCGGGGGATCGATGCCGAAACCCTGCGGCGCTTCCACTTCCATCCGGTCAGCTCCATCGAGACCGCGGTGGAGGAACTGCTCTGGCGCTTCGGCCAGGGCGCCCGCTGGGCGGTGGTGCCCGACGGGCCGCTGGTGATTCTGCAAACGGGGTGA
- a CDS encoding DUF547 domain-containing protein, giving the protein MITARSLWLALLAAGLLLMAVPDAPAAPRPELWPRWQAHDPASNQRVNHAAWGGFLKRYLVTDHPSGIHRLRYREVSEEDRQGLASYLEHLQQVAVSTLNREEQKAYWINLYNALTVKVVLDHYPVDSIRDIDISPGFFSDGPWDAQLLLIEGERLSLNDIEHRILRPVFVDNRVHYALNCASLGCPNLQPRPFSAANLERLLEEGARAYVNHPRGVRLEGERLVVSSIYEWFQVDFGGSVQGVLQHLIGFADPPLGERLRDHSGGFADDYDWALNE; this is encoded by the coding sequence ATGATCACTGCAAGATCGCTGTGGCTTGCCCTGCTGGCGGCAGGGTTGCTGCTGATGGCCGTCCCGGATGCTCCCGCCGCTCCCAGGCCCGAGCTCTGGCCGCGCTGGCAGGCCCATGACCCGGCCAGCAACCAGCGGGTCAACCATGCGGCCTGGGGCGGTTTTCTCAAGCGCTACCTGGTGACCGACCACCCCTCGGGGATCCACCGCCTGCGCTACCGGGAAGTAAGCGAAGAGGATCGCCAGGGGCTCGCCTCCTACCTGGAGCACCTGCAGCAGGTCGCCGTCTCCACGCTCAACCGCGAAGAACAGAAGGCTTACTGGATCAACCTCTATAACGCGCTGACCGTCAAGGTGGTCCTCGACCACTACCCGGTGGACAGCATCCGGGACATCGATATCTCCCCGGGATTTTTCAGCGATGGCCCCTGGGATGCGCAACTGCTGCTGATCGAGGGCGAGCGGCTCTCGCTGAACGACATCGAGCACCGCATCCTGCGCCCGGTGTTCGTCGACAACCGGGTCCATTATGCCCTGAACTGCGCGAGCCTGGGGTGTCCCAATCTGCAGCCGCGCCCGTTTTCCGCCGCCAACCTGGAGCGCCTGCTCGAGGAGGGGGCCCGGGCCTACGTCAATCATCCGCGGGGGGTGCGCCTGGAGGGGGAGAGACTGGTCGTCTCGTCCATCTACGAGTGGTTCCAGGTCGATTTCGGCGGCAGCGTCCAGGGGGTGCTGCAGCACCTGATAGGTTTTGCCGACCCGCCCCTGGGCGAGAGGCTGCGCGACCACAGCGGCGGTTTCGCCGATGATTACGACTGGGCGCTCAATGAATAG
- a CDS encoding XTP/dITP diphosphatase, translating into MELVVATRNQGKLKEIRRLLEDSGIMVKGLDAFPELPEVVEDGDSFEANASKKAREVCAATGRLTLADDSGLVVEALGGAPGVYSARYAGEQASDADNNRRLLDELAGVPAEKRQGAFFCAMALCGPDGDCRLFHGRVQGVLLDAARGAGGFGYDPLFLVPEYGKTMAELPLEIKNRISHRGQALRQALDYLKSLP; encoded by the coding sequence ATGGAGCTGGTGGTCGCAACCCGCAACCAGGGCAAGCTCAAGGAGATCCGCCGACTTCTGGAGGACAGCGGCATAATGGTCAAGGGGCTGGACGCCTTCCCGGAGCTGCCCGAGGTCGTCGAGGACGGCGACTCCTTCGAGGCCAACGCCTCCAAGAAGGCCCGGGAGGTTTGCGCCGCCACCGGTCGCCTGACCCTGGCCGACGACTCGGGGCTGGTGGTCGAGGCCCTCGGCGGCGCTCCCGGCGTCTACTCCGCTCGCTATGCCGGGGAGCAGGCCAGCGACGCCGACAACAACCGCCGCCTGCTCGATGAGCTGGCCGGGGTCCCTGCGGAAAAGCGCCAGGGGGCTTTTTTCTGCGCCATGGCCCTGTGCGGCCCCGATGGGGACTGCCGGCTGTTTCACGGCCGGGTGCAGGGGGTTTTGCTCGATGCTGCCCGGGGAGCGGGCGGTTTCGGCTACGACCCGCTGTTCCTGGTTCCCGAGTACGGCAAAACCATGGCCGAGCTGCCCCTGGAGATCAAGAACCGCATCAGCCACCGCGGGCAGGCCCTGCGCCAGGCGCTCGACTACCTGAAGTCCCTCCCCTGA
- the rph gene encoding ribonuclease PH: protein MTLPAATRKDGRAADQLRRIEFERGFTRYAEGSVLVSFGDTRVLCNATVEEGVPPFMKGEGRGWVTAEYAMLPRATHSRSPRESTRGKVGGRTHEIQRLIGRALRAVIDLEALGERTIKLDCDVIQADGGTRTASITGAYVALADAVRGLLAKGLIAASPIKEGVAAVSVGIVDGQPALDLNYDEDFRASVDMNFVVTASGRFVEVQGTAEEEPFSGEELDALRDLALSGCRELSALQRLALED from the coding sequence GTGACACTACCCGCTGCAACACGCAAAGACGGCCGCGCCGCCGATCAGCTGCGCCGTATCGAATTCGAACGAGGCTTCACCCGCTACGCCGAGGGTTCGGTGCTGGTTTCCTTCGGGGATACCCGGGTGCTGTGCAACGCCACCGTCGAGGAGGGGGTGCCGCCCTTCATGAAGGGGGAGGGGCGCGGCTGGGTGACCGCCGAATATGCCATGCTGCCCCGGGCCACCCATTCTCGTTCCCCCCGGGAATCGACCCGTGGCAAGGTCGGCGGCCGCACCCACGAGATCCAGCGGCTGATCGGCCGGGCCCTGCGTGCGGTGATCGATCTCGAAGCCCTCGGCGAGCGGACCATCAAGCTCGATTGCGACGTGATCCAGGCCGACGGCGGCACCCGCACCGCCTCTATCACCGGCGCCTACGTGGCGCTGGCCGATGCCGTCCGCGGCCTGCTGGCCAAGGGCCTGATCGCCGCCTCGCCGATCAAGGAGGGGGTGGCGGCGGTCAGCGTCGGGATCGTCGACGGTCAGCCGGCGCTGGATCTGAACTACGACGAGGACTTTCGCGCCTCGGTGGACATGAATTTCGTCGTCACCGCCTCCGGGCGCTTCGTGGAGGTACAGGGGACCGCCGAAGAGGAGCCCTTTAGCGGCGAGGAGCTCGACGCCCTGCGCGATTTGGCCCTGAGCGGCTGCCGCGAGTTGAGCGCGCTGCAGCGCCTGGCCCTGGAGGATTGA
- a CDS encoding N-acetylmuramoyl-L-alanine amidase, whose amino-acid sequence MLRSFWVSLLLLLLASPAAAVVELALGNQAPVTINEVYMRDGVAFLPVDEVLAALQLSGKWDSVDHVYTIKTPFGNARISPGSNYLRLTERFIPLEHPPRFIDGRLRISEDFLTVHFPNLLTQSVYYRNLNPQTETLVEEQTPLDQLFALLLRKKGAGTAAPLRAVAIDPGHGGQETGALGIGAVKEKDIALGVAKRLEKLLKMNMGIPVYLSRDGDYSLSTQQRLEAAAKTDVDALIQLHAQAALSGQPQGINLVIRPQEEFAGQTVPGAQGDSMRLARRLRDAFNGQGLEVAGIYQAPLLPLGRGNLPTVLVEMGYLTNAADQALLSSPEGQERLAAALFQGVRNFAEELKETAQ is encoded by the coding sequence ATGCTGCGTTCTTTTTGGGTATCGCTGCTTTTGCTGCTGCTGGCCAGTCCGGCCGCGGCGGTGGTGGAGCTGGCCCTGGGCAACCAGGCGCCGGTCACCATCAATGAAGTCTACATGCGCGACGGGGTCGCCTTTCTGCCCGTGGACGAAGTGCTTGCGGCCCTGCAGCTCTCGGGGAAATGGGACTCGGTCGACCATGTCTACACCATCAAGACCCCCTTCGGGAACGCACGGATCTCGCCCGGCAGCAACTACCTGCGGCTGACCGAGCGGTTCATCCCCCTGGAACACCCGCCCCGCTTCATCGACGGCCGGCTGAGGATTTCGGAAGATTTTCTGACCGTTCATTTCCCCAACCTGCTGACCCAGTCGGTGTACTACCGCAACCTCAATCCCCAGACCGAAACCCTGGTGGAGGAGCAGACCCCCCTCGACCAGCTCTTCGCCCTGCTGCTGCGCAAAAAGGGCGCCGGAACCGCCGCCCCCCTGCGGGCGGTGGCCATCGATCCCGGGCACGGCGGGCAGGAAACCGGCGCCCTGGGGATCGGCGCCGTCAAGGAGAAGGATATCGCCCTGGGGGTGGCCAAGCGGCTGGAAAAACTGCTCAAGATGAACATGGGCATCCCGGTTTACCTCTCCCGCGACGGCGACTACTCCCTGAGCACCCAGCAGCGGCTCGAGGCCGCCGCAAAGACCGATGTCGACGCCCTCATCCAGCTGCATGCCCAGGCGGCCCTGAGCGGGCAGCCCCAGGGGATCAACCTGGTCATCCGGCCCCAGGAGGAATTCGCCGGGCAGACCGTGCCGGGCGCCCAGGGGGACAGCATGCGCCTGGCCCGCCGCCTGCGCGACGCCTTCAACGGGCAGGGGCTGGAGGTGGCCGGCATCTACCAGGCGCCGCTGCTGCCCCTGGGGCGGGGCAACCTGCCGACCGTCCTGGTGGAGATGGGTTACCTGACCAACGCCGCCGACCAGGCCCTGCTGAGCAGCCCCGAGGGGCAGGAGCGGCTGGCCGCCGCCCTGTTCCAGGGGGTGCGCAATTTTGCCGAAGAACTAAAGGAGACAGCTCAGTGA
- a CDS encoding DHH family phosphoesterase, whose protein sequence is MPTDLTWSSEFSEKFIEWMRGKGRVLIVAHDNPDPDSLASAMALKHLVLVKTGQEATIAFGGVIGRGENRVMVEKLEIQAVPLDTLDLNQYKVVCMVDTQPGTGNNSFPAERDVHLVIDHHQARDICRTCRWTDIREDYGASATILFEYLQAQKVSISTRLATILFYAIKSETQDLGRDWCRADREAYLHLLPLVNNHILFEIIHPPVPRDYFLYFCKAISNARTYGDVLVFNLYDIDNPDMVAEMADFLLRADDIRVVLGMARFHGTGILSFRTLSHRIHAGDVMRTVVDGLGTAGGHGMIAGGQIPGEEGSLSAQRALEKDLTRRLLKVLGRPLTRARRLVRNR, encoded by the coding sequence ATGCCGACGGATCTGACCTGGTCCAGCGAATTCTCAGAGAAATTCATCGAGTGGATGCGTGGCAAGGGGCGGGTGCTGATCGTGGCGCACGACAACCCGGATCCCGACTCCCTGGCCTCGGCCATGGCCCTGAAACACCTGGTCCTGGTCAAGACCGGCCAGGAGGCGACCATCGCCTTCGGCGGGGTGATCGGGCGGGGCGAGAACCGCGTCATGGTGGAAAAGCTCGAGATCCAGGCGGTGCCGCTGGATACCCTGGACCTCAACCAGTACAAGGTGGTCTGCATGGTCGACACCCAGCCCGGCACCGGCAACAACTCCTTCCCCGCCGAGCGGGACGTGCACCTGGTGATCGACCATCACCAGGCGCGGGACATCTGCCGCACCTGCCGCTGGACCGACATCCGCGAGGATTACGGCGCCTCGGCCACCATCCTCTTCGAATACCTGCAGGCGCAGAAGGTCTCCATCAGCACCCGGCTGGCCACCATCCTGTTCTATGCCATCAAGTCCGAGACCCAGGACCTCGGCCGCGACTGGTGCCGGGCCGACCGCGAGGCCTACCTGCACCTGCTGCCGCTGGTGAACAACCACATCCTGTTCGAGATCATCCACCCCCCGGTGCCGCGGGATTATTTTCTCTATTTCTGCAAGGCCATCTCCAATGCGCGCACCTACGGGGACGTGCTGGTGTTCAACCTGTACGACATCGACAACCCCGACATGGTGGCCGAGATGGCCGATTTCCTGCTGCGCGCCGACGACATCCGCGTGGTGCTCGGCATGGCGAGGTTTCACGGGACGGGGATTCTCTCCTTCCGCACCCTGTCGCACCGGATCCACGCCGGCGACGTGATGCGCACCGTGGTCGACGGCCTGGGCACCGCCGGCGGCCACGGCATGATCGCCGGGGGACAGATCCCCGGCGAGGAGGGGAGCCTGAGCGCTCAGCGGGCCCTGGAGAAAGATCTCACCCGGCGCCTGCTCAAGGTTCTCGGCAGGCCCTTGACGCGGGCCCGCCGCCTGGTCAGAAACCGCTGA
- a CDS encoding TIGR00725 family protein, which yields MERRTANPKPRLIIGVIGAANPSEQGYAAAREVGRRIAEAGAVLVCGGLGGVMEAACRGCVEAGGETLGILPGAGAEQANPWVTLAVPTNMGHARNVIIAHTARALIAVEGEFGTLSEMAIGLKLERPVAALGSWPGLPGAVYCDTPEQAVRSVLERLGCCNDHEGG from the coding sequence ATGGAACGTCGAACCGCGAACCCCAAGCCCCGCCTTATCATCGGCGTGATCGGCGCGGCGAACCCCAGCGAGCAGGGCTACGCCGCCGCCCGCGAGGTCGGCCGGCGGATCGCCGAGGCCGGGGCGGTGCTGGTCTGCGGCGGGCTCGGCGGGGTCATGGAGGCGGCCTGCCGGGGCTGCGTCGAGGCCGGCGGCGAGACCCTCGGGATTCTGCCAGGCGCCGGGGCCGAGCAGGCCAACCCCTGGGTAACCCTGGCGGTGCCCACCAACATGGGCCATGCGCGCAACGTCATCATCGCCCACACCGCCCGGGCGCTGATCGCCGTCGAGGGTGAGTTCGGCACGCTGTCCGAGATGGCCATCGGCCTCAAGCTCGAACGTCCCGTCGCGGCCCTGGGCAGCTGGCCCGGGCTGCCGGGCGCGGTTTATTGCGACACCCCCGAACAGGCGGTGCGGTCAGTTTTGGAGCGGTTAGGCTGCTGCAATGATCATGAGGGAGGGTAA
- a CDS encoding heavy metal translocating P-type ATPase, giving the protein MSVEQIVLPVQGMSCQKCVRKLTEALQVLGGVESAEVSLEQRQALVRFDQARLDRAQVEAAIVAAGFRVAEDAPDEAPAPPSPKPTPAASPVASRRATLLLKGMTCANCANTIEKGVAGMPGVVSASVNFAAEKLAVEFDPARLQIPDILHKVEDLGYRARQTGAGGSDGKLSFAIRGMHCASCAGTIEKKLGALEGMRSVRINFAEDTGSVEFDPRRLDREAIFQAVEDAGYTPLVSRDAAEEAGEARIQRNWLIFAAALSLPIMPLMWTGPFGAATGYLNALLATIVQFSAGLTFYRGAWKSLKNRAANMDVLVAMGISAAYGYSVLALFHLFGVGGEVFFETSAMLITFIRFGKWLEARAKGKASQALKKLLQLQADRALLLVDGKEQEVPASRVQVGDLVVVRPGEKVPVDGEVVEGESAVDESMVTGESVPVDKESGSPVTGATLNRTGRLLVKATRVGEETVLAQIVRMVEEAQGDKAPIQRLADAVSNWFVPAVVGVALLTFVAWYGMFGAEFLFAFKMAIAVLVIACPCALGLATPTAIMVGSAVGLSAGILFKRASVLENISRLQVVLLDKTGTLTRGEFSVTDLHPASGVAEDELLRIAAAAEAASSHPLARAVVRRAEEDGLAPPAVSGVEEVGGHGLICTLEGERVLAGSHRLMEREGVDVAAFAAPAEQLAGQGKSLVYIAREGAPLGVVALADTLKENAADTIERLRALGLKTVMITGDRRAAAAAVAGQLGLDGVEAEVLPGDKLEVVRGYQQQGHFVGMVGDGINDAPALAQADIGIAIGSGTDVAKETGDIILVKGDIRDVERGIRLGRKTLVKIKQNLFWAFVYNVVGIPVAAGVLFPAFGIVLKPEFAGLAMAFSSVSVVTNSLLLKRYARRL; this is encoded by the coding sequence GTGTCCGTGGAACAGATTGTCCTGCCCGTCCAGGGAATGTCCTGCCAGAAATGCGTGCGCAAGCTCACCGAGGCCCTGCAGGTCCTTGGTGGGGTCGAGAGTGCCGAGGTTTCCCTGGAGCAGAGGCAGGCCCTGGTGCGTTTCGACCAGGCGCGCCTCGATCGGGCGCAGGTCGAGGCGGCCATTGTCGCGGCGGGCTTCAGGGTGGCCGAGGATGCGCCGGACGAGGCCCCCGCCCCACCATCACCGAAACCGACGCCGGCCGCCTCGCCGGTGGCGAGCCGGCGGGCCACCCTGCTGCTCAAGGGGATGACCTGCGCCAACTGCGCCAACACCATCGAAAAAGGGGTCGCCGGTATGCCGGGGGTGGTTTCCGCCTCGGTCAATTTCGCCGCCGAGAAGCTCGCGGTGGAATTCGACCCGGCTCGACTGCAGATCCCGGATATCCTGCACAAAGTGGAGGACCTGGGCTACCGGGCCCGGCAAACCGGCGCCGGCGGCAGCGACGGCAAGCTCAGCTTCGCCATCCGCGGTATGCACTGCGCCAGCTGCGCCGGCACCATCGAGAAGAAGCTCGGGGCCCTCGAGGGGATGCGCTCGGTGCGGATCAATTTTGCCGAGGATACCGGCAGCGTCGAGTTCGACCCCCGGCGCCTCGACCGCGAGGCGATCTTTCAGGCGGTCGAAGACGCCGGCTACACGCCGCTGGTCTCTCGCGACGCCGCCGAGGAGGCCGGCGAGGCCCGCATCCAGCGCAACTGGCTGATCTTCGCGGCGGCCCTGTCGCTGCCGATCATGCCGCTGATGTGGACCGGGCCCTTCGGCGCCGCTACGGGTTACCTCAACGCCCTGCTCGCCACCATCGTGCAGTTCTCCGCCGGGCTGACCTTTTACCGGGGCGCCTGGAAATCCCTGAAAAACCGCGCGGCCAACATGGACGTGCTGGTGGCCATGGGGATCAGCGCCGCCTACGGCTACTCGGTATTGGCCCTGTTCCACCTGTTCGGGGTGGGCGGCGAGGTGTTCTTCGAAACCAGCGCCATGCTCATCACCTTCATCCGCTTCGGCAAGTGGCTCGAGGCCCGGGCCAAGGGCAAGGCCAGCCAGGCGCTGAAGAAGCTGCTGCAGCTGCAGGCCGACCGGGCGCTGCTGCTGGTCGACGGCAAGGAGCAGGAGGTGCCCGCCAGCCGGGTGCAGGTCGGCGACCTGGTGGTGGTGCGCCCCGGGGAGAAGGTGCCGGTGGACGGCGAGGTGGTCGAGGGCGAGTCGGCCGTCGACGAGTCGATGGTGACCGGCGAGTCGGTCCCCGTGGACAAGGAGTCCGGCTCGCCGGTCACCGGCGCGACCCTCAACCGGACCGGGCGCCTGCTGGTCAAGGCCACCCGGGTCGGCGAAGAGACGGTGCTCGCCCAGATCGTGCGCATGGTCGAGGAGGCGCAGGGGGACAAGGCGCCCATCCAGCGGCTGGCCGATGCGGTTTCCAACTGGTTCGTGCCGGCGGTGGTGGGGGTGGCGCTGCTGACCTTTGTCGCCTGGTACGGGATGTTCGGCGCCGAGTTCCTGTTCGCCTTCAAGATGGCCATCGCCGTGCTGGTGATCGCCTGCCCCTGCGCCCTGGGGCTGGCCACCCCCACCGCGATCATGGTCGGCAGCGCCGTCGGGCTTTCCGCCGGCATCCTCTTCAAGCGCGCCTCGGTGCTGGAGAACATCTCGCGCCTGCAGGTGGTCCTGCTCGACAAGACCGGCACCCTGACCCGCGGCGAGTTTTCGGTGACTGATCTGCACCCCGCCTCCGGGGTCGCGGAAGATGAGCTGCTGCGGATCGCGGCCGCGGCCGAGGCGGCGAGCAGTCACCCCCTGGCCCGCGCCGTGGTGCGCCGGGCCGAGGAAGACGGGCTCGCCCCGCCGGCGGTGAGCGGCGTCGAGGAGGTCGGCGGCCACGGGTTGATCTGCACCCTGGAGGGCGAGCGGGTGTTGGCCGGCAGCCACCGGCTCATGGAGCGCGAAGGGGTGGATGTCGCCGCCTTCGCCGCTCCCGCCGAGCAGCTTGCCGGCCAGGGCAAATCCCTGGTCTACATCGCCCGGGAAGGCGCTCCCCTGGGGGTGGTGGCCCTGGCCGACACCCTCAAGGAGAACGCCGCCGATACCATCGAGCGGCTGCGTGCCCTGGGCCTGAAGACGGTCATGATCACCGGCGACCGGCGGGCGGCCGCCGCCGCCGTGGCCGGCCAGCTCGGCCTGGACGGGGTCGAGGCCGAGGTGCTGCCCGGCGACAAGCTCGAGGTGGTGCGCGGTTACCAGCAGCAGGGGCATTTTGTCGGCATGGTCGGCGACGGCATCAACGATGCCCCGGCCCTGGCCCAGGCCGACATCGGCATCGCCATCGGCAGCGGCACCGACGTCGCCAAGGAGACCGGCGACATCATCCTGGTCAAGGGCGACATCCGCGACGTCGAGCGGGGCATCCGCCTGGGGCGCAAAACTTTGGTCAAGATCAAGCAGAACCTGTTCTGGGCTTTTGTCTACAACGTGGTCGGCATCCCCGTGGCCGCCGGGGTGCTGTTCCCGGCCTTCGGCATCGTGCTCAAACCCGAATTCGCCGGGCTGGCCATGGCCTTCTCCAGCGTCTCGGTGGTAACCAACAGCCTGCTGTTGAAACGTTACGCGCGAAGGCTTTGA
- a CDS encoding tetratricopeptide repeat protein — translation MEEEYEDFLDQQDEGEQLELAQMALNRGENDTALDLAQDYLEEHPFDIEALNICAVAASNLNDEATALALYEKALRFDPRNGAIHHNYGVLLERLGDYEPALHHFRRSLELQPDFPEAYINMGNLMDEMGRTEEALAMYDQALRRMPDSPDVYFNRGYTLNRLGRFDEAIESFNRALAINPTDAGSLNGRSYALAGSGRDEAALEGYSQAVAREPSVPTYRYNRGLSLARLERIEEALADFEAALEMDPEFYEAYIEKTSLLIALERYAEALEVLDAAEELEPDSPEPDFYRGVILEKQGDLPGALEALERSLARDPDSIYTLNNKGNVLIDLGRLDDALACFDAIIKRTARYPLAYYNRACALARKGDAEGALKALRKASKLDRHFIDDARTDPDFDPIRHTPGFLKLIGVG, via the coding sequence ATGGAAGAAGAATACGAAGACTTTCTCGATCAGCAGGATGAGGGGGAGCAGCTCGAGCTGGCCCAGATGGCCCTCAATCGGGGAGAGAACGATACGGCGCTCGACCTGGCCCAGGACTACCTCGAGGAGCATCCCTTCGACATCGAGGCCCTGAACATCTGCGCGGTGGCGGCTTCCAACCTCAACGACGAGGCGACCGCCCTGGCCCTGTATGAAAAGGCCCTGCGTTTCGACCCCCGCAACGGTGCCATCCACCATAACTACGGGGTGCTGCTGGAGCGTCTCGGCGACTACGAGCCCGCGCTGCACCATTTTCGGCGCTCCCTCGAGCTGCAGCCGGATTTCCCCGAGGCCTACATCAACATGGGCAACCTGATGGATGAAATGGGCCGTACCGAGGAAGCCCTGGCCATGTACGACCAGGCCCTGCGGCGCATGCCCGATTCGCCCGATGTCTATTTCAATCGCGGCTACACGCTGAACCGTCTCGGGCGTTTCGATGAGGCCATCGAGAGCTTCAACCGGGCCCTGGCCATCAACCCCACCGACGCCGGCAGCCTCAACGGCCGCAGCTACGCCCTGGCCGGATCGGGCCGTGACGAAGCCGCCCTGGAGGGCTACAGCCAGGCGGTGGCCCGCGAGCCCTCCGTGCCCACCTACCGCTACAACCGGGGGTTGTCGCTGGCCCGCCTGGAGCGAATCGAAGAGGCCCTGGCCGACTTCGAGGCGGCGCTCGAAATGGACCCCGAATTCTACGAGGCCTACATCGAGAAAACCAGCCTGCTGATCGCCCTGGAGCGCTACGCCGAGGCCCTCGAGGTGCTGGACGCAGCCGAGGAGTTGGAGCCGGACAGCCCCGAGCCCGACTTCTACCGGGGGGTGATCCTCGAGAAGCAGGGGGATCTGCCCGGGGCCCTCGAGGCCCTGGAACGAAGCCTGGCGCGGGACCCCGACTCGATCTACACCCTCAACAACAAGGGGAACGTGCTCATCGACCTGGGGCGGCTCGACGACGCCCTGGCCTGCTTCGACGCCATCATCAAGCGCACCGCCCGCTACCCCCTGGCGTATTACAACCGGGCCTGCGCCCTGGCCCGCAAGGGGGACGCGGAGGGGGCGCTCAAGGCGCTGCGCAAGGCCTCGAAGCTCGATCGGCATTTCATCGATGACGCCCGCACCGACCCCGACTTTGACCCGATCCGCCACACCCCAGGGTTTCTCAAGCTGATCGGGGTCGGCTAG
- a CDS encoding tautomerase family protein, which translates to MPFVNVKLTAGATAAQKEELIAGITDLLVRVLNKNPASTHVVIEDIAPENWGIRGQTVAALRAAGDPGVSKG; encoded by the coding sequence ATGCCATTCGTCAACGTCAAGCTGACTGCCGGGGCCACAGCTGCGCAAAAGGAAGAACTGATCGCTGGGATCACCGACCTGCTGGTCCGGGTGCTCAACAAGAACCCGGCCTCCACCCACGTGGTGATCGAGGACATCGCCCCGGAGAACTGGGGCATCCGCGGGCAGACGGTGGCGGCTCTGCGCGCTGCCGGGGACCCGGGGGTGTCCAAGGGGTGA